A region from the Acomys russatus chromosome 22, mAcoRus1.1, whole genome shotgun sequence genome encodes:
- the Shisa3 gene encoding protein shisa-3 homolog, with amino-acid sequence MGALLALCLLVGLLSWGPAGTQQPGEYCHGWVDAQGNYHEGFQCPEDFDTQDATICCGSCALRYCCAAADARLEQGGCTNDRGELEHPGITAQPVYVPFLIVGSIFIAFIILGSLVAIYCCSCLRPKEPAQQPIHFSLRSYQTETLPMILPSSSLRAPSRQSSTATSSSSTGGSVRRFSFARAEPGCLVPSSPPPYTTGHAIHLTQPSGFLVSPQYFAYPVQQEPPLPGKSCPDFSSC; translated from the exons ATGGGGGCGCTGCTGGCGCTCTGCCTCCTCGTGGGCTTGTTGAGCTGGGGCCCAGCGGGCACGCAGCAGCCTGGGGAATACTGCCACGGCTGGGTGGACGCTCAAGGCAACTATCACGAGGGGTTCCAGTGCCCCGAGGACTTTGATACGCAGGACGCCACCATCTGCTGCGGCTCGTGTGCGCTGCGCTATTGCTGCGCAGCAGCAGATGCCAGGTTGGAGCAGGGCGGCTGCACCAACGACCGAGGAGAGCTGGAGCATCCCGGTATCACGGCGC AGCCTGTCTACGTCCCCTTCCTGATCGTCGGCTCCATCTTCATCGCCTTCATCATCTTGGGCTCTTTAGTGGCTATCTATTGTTGCAGCTGTTTGAGACCCAAGGAGCCCGCCCAGCAACCAATCCACTTCTCCCTCCGCAGCTATCAGACGGAGACCTTACCCATGATCCTCCCCTCCAGCAGTCTCAGAGCACCCTCCAGGCAGTCCAGCACGGCCAccagctccagctccacaggAGGCTCTGTCCGAAGGTTCTCCTTTGCCAGGGCTGAGCCAGGCTGCCTGGTACCCTCGTCACCCCCACCTTACACAACTGGCCACGCCATACACCTAACCCAGCCGTCCGGTTTCCTGGTGTCGCCCCAATATTTTGCATACCCTGTCCAGCAGGAGCCCCCTTTACCTGGGAAGAGCTGTCCAGATTTCAGTTCCTGTTAA